Proteins found in one Streptomyces sp. CB09001 genomic segment:
- the cobM gene encoding precorrin-4 C(11)-methyltransferase, whose product MDSEARVTFVGAGPGAADLLTFRAARAIAEADVVIWAASLVQAEVLQHAREGAEVLDSAAMSLEDVVAVYRRAREEGLRVARIHSGDPALWGGTQEQLDRCAELGVATEVVPGVSAFSAVAALAQRELTIPEVAQSVVLTRLGGGKTPMPPGEEVREFAKHGTTMAVFLSAARSGQLVRELLEGGYPTETPVVVAYQATWPEELVVRCTIGTLEETVKEHKLWKHTLFLVGPALDAHGTRSHLYHPGHFHGYRKADPEARRELRSRGAST is encoded by the coding sequence ATGGATTCCGAGGCCAGGGTGACCTTCGTCGGTGCCGGTCCCGGCGCCGCCGACCTGCTGACGTTCCGTGCGGCGCGGGCGATCGCCGAGGCGGACGTGGTGATCTGGGCGGCGAGCCTCGTCCAGGCGGAGGTGCTCCAGCACGCGAGGGAGGGCGCCGAGGTGCTGGACTCGGCGGCGATGTCGCTGGAGGACGTCGTCGCCGTGTACCGGCGGGCCCGGGAGGAGGGGCTGCGGGTGGCCCGCATCCACTCCGGGGACCCGGCGCTGTGGGGCGGCACTCAGGAGCAGCTCGACCGGTGTGCGGAGCTCGGCGTCGCGACCGAGGTGGTGCCCGGTGTCTCCGCGTTCTCGGCCGTGGCCGCGCTCGCCCAGCGTGAGCTGACCATCCCGGAGGTCGCGCAGTCGGTGGTCCTCACCCGGCTCGGCGGGGGCAAGACGCCGATGCCGCCCGGGGAGGAGGTCCGCGAGTTCGCGAAGCACGGCACGACGATGGCGGTCTTCCTGTCGGCGGCCCGCAGCGGCCAGTTGGTGCGGGAGCTGCTGGAGGGCGGCTATCCGACCGAGACGCCGGTCGTCGTCGCCTATCAGGCCACCTGGCCGGAGGAGCTGGTCGTGCGGTGCACGATCGGGACGCTGGAGGAGACGGTCAAGGAGCACAAGCTCTGGAAGCACACCCTGTTCCTGGTCGGCCCGGCCCTCGACGCGCACGGCACCCGCTCGCACCTCTACCACCCGGGGCACTTCCACGGCTATCGCAAGGCCGACCCCGAGGCGCGCCGGGAGCTGCGCTCGCGGGGTGCGAGCACGTGA
- a CDS encoding SCO1860 family LAETG-anchored protein produces MNGNTFRLPARRLATVAAATALAAGPATLAGAGAVHATGDHGRASATVLRTGLDVSLLNKTVNVPLAVTLNEVRAPESAEKTALTARLDGVDGGKPFSVLRADVAEARATATAEKSEGSTTLARARLHVPGLPLLSVIEVQEVTSTAICEAGKQPVADANLLGPVTVLGKKVTLTTGGPTDVKVPGVGEVRLDLSKTETTSRTAAATALELKVSVNPGDLNVAEVDGTVSLAKATCESPTAPADEAGQPPAKADEPADEQDAAQDAEPAADVKAQGARTETDLAETGGSSATPYVAAGAAALVLAGGGALVLSRRRRG; encoded by the coding sequence TTGAACGGCAACACCTTCCGCCTGCCCGCACGCCGTCTCGCCACCGTCGCGGCGGCCACGGCCCTGGCCGCGGGGCCCGCGACCCTGGCCGGCGCGGGAGCCGTCCACGCGACCGGCGACCACGGCCGCGCGAGCGCCACCGTGCTGCGCACCGGGCTCGACGTCTCCCTGCTCAACAAGACCGTGAACGTCCCGCTCGCGGTCACCCTCAACGAGGTGCGGGCGCCCGAGAGCGCCGAGAAGACCGCGCTCACCGCCCGGCTGGACGGCGTCGACGGCGGAAAGCCGTTCAGCGTCCTGCGCGCCGACGTCGCCGAGGCGAGGGCGACGGCCACCGCCGAGAAGAGCGAGGGCTCCACCACGCTGGCCCGCGCCAGGCTCCACGTTCCCGGCCTGCCGCTGCTGTCGGTGATCGAGGTCCAGGAGGTCACCTCCACGGCGATCTGCGAGGCCGGGAAGCAGCCGGTCGCCGACGCCAACCTGCTGGGTCCGGTGACCGTCCTCGGCAAGAAGGTCACGCTCACCACCGGCGGGCCGACGGACGTGAAGGTGCCCGGCGTCGGCGAGGTGCGGCTCGACCTCTCGAAGACGGAGACCACCTCCCGCACGGCAGCCGCCACCGCACTCGAACTCAAGGTCTCCGTCAACCCCGGCGATCTGAACGTCGCGGAGGTCGACGGCACCGTCAGCCTGGCCAAGGCGACCTGCGAGTCCCCGACCGCCCCCGCGGACGAGGCCGGGCAGCCCCCGGCGAAGGCCGACGAACCCGCCGACGAGCAGGACGCGGCACAGGACGCCGAACCCGCCGCCGACGTGAAGGCCCAGGGCGCCCGCACCGAGACCGACCTGGCCGAGACCGGCGGCAGCTCCGCGACCCCGTACGTCGCGGCCGGCGCCGCGGCCCTGGTCCTGGCGGGCGGCGGCGCACTCGTCCTGTCCCGGCGCAGGCGCGGCTGA
- the cobJ gene encoding precorrin-3B C(17)-methyltransferase: MIGLISATAAGAAARDRLAAAWPDRTRVYEGPVTDAVRAAFAECERLVCFLATGAVVRLVAPLLDDKRTDPGVVCVDEGGRFAVSLVGGHGGGANELARAVGEVLGAEPVVTTATDAVGLAGLDTLGLPVEGDVAGVSRALLDGEPVALRTEVAWPLPPLPVAADGAYTIRVTDRAVEPAGREVVLRPPSLVVGVGASRGAPVDEVLGLVETALREAGLSAASVAELATVDAKAEEPGIVGAAGRLGVPLVTYAAGVLADVEVPNPSDAPLAAVGTPSVAEAAALLRGGELLVPKRKSAAVPATATCAVVRRPGRGRLAVVGLGPGARDLVTPRARAELRRASVLVGLDQYVDQIRDLLRPGTRVLESGLGAEEARARTAVEEARRGHAVALIGSGDAGVYAMASPALAEASDDIDVVGVPGVTAALAAGAVLGAPLGHDHVSISLSDLHTPWEVIERRVRAAAEADLVVTFYNPRSRGRDWQLPKALALLAEHREPTTPVGVVRNASRADESSRLSTLAALDPTTVDMMTVVTVGNTATREIAGRMVTPRGYRWQARDTAPPAEKTDPSATAEASAISEETL; this comes from the coding sequence TTGATCGGCCTCATTTCCGCCACAGCGGCGGGAGCGGCGGCGCGGGACCGGCTGGCCGCGGCGTGGCCGGACCGCACGCGGGTGTACGAGGGTCCCGTCACGGACGCCGTGCGGGCCGCGTTCGCCGAGTGCGAGCGACTGGTGTGCTTCCTGGCCACGGGGGCCGTGGTCCGGCTGGTGGCGCCGCTGCTGGACGACAAGCGGACCGACCCCGGTGTGGTGTGCGTCGACGAGGGCGGGCGGTTCGCCGTGTCGCTGGTCGGCGGGCACGGGGGCGGAGCCAACGAACTGGCCCGCGCGGTCGGCGAGGTGCTGGGCGCGGAACCGGTGGTGACGACGGCGACCGACGCGGTCGGGCTGGCGGGTCTGGACACGCTCGGGCTGCCCGTCGAGGGCGATGTCGCCGGGGTGTCGCGGGCTCTGCTGGACGGTGAGCCGGTGGCGCTGCGCACGGAGGTGGCCTGGCCGCTGCCGCCGCTGCCGGTGGCGGCCGACGGGGCGTACACGATTCGGGTGACGGACCGTGCGGTGGAGCCGGCCGGGCGCGAGGTGGTGCTGCGGCCGCCGTCCCTGGTCGTCGGCGTCGGCGCGTCCAGGGGGGCGCCGGTGGACGAGGTGCTCGGGCTGGTGGAGACCGCCCTGCGCGAGGCGGGGCTGTCGGCCGCGTCGGTCGCCGAGCTGGCCACCGTGGACGCCAAGGCGGAGGAACCCGGGATCGTCGGGGCGGCCGGGCGGCTCGGGGTGCCTCTGGTGACGTACGCCGCCGGCGTGCTGGCGGACGTCGAAGTGCCCAACCCGTCCGACGCCCCGCTCGCGGCCGTGGGCACCCCGTCGGTCGCGGAGGCGGCGGCGCTGCTGCGCGGGGGTGAACTCCTCGTGCCCAAGCGGAAGTCGGCGGCGGTGCCCGCGACGGCGACCTGCGCGGTCGTACGGCGTCCCGGGCGCGGACGGCTCGCGGTGGTCGGGCTCGGGCCGGGCGCCCGGGACCTGGTGACGCCGCGGGCGCGGGCGGAGCTGCGGCGGGCGTCGGTGCTGGTCGGACTCGACCAGTACGTCGACCAGATCCGCGACCTGCTGCGGCCCGGCACCCGGGTGCTGGAGTCGGGGCTCGGCGCGGAGGAGGCGCGGGCCAGGACGGCGGTCGAGGAGGCGCGGCGCGGGCACGCCGTCGCGCTGATCGGCAGCGGGGACGCCGGGGTGTACGCCATGGCCTCGCCGGCGCTGGCCGAGGCGTCCGACGACATCGACGTGGTCGGGGTGCCGGGTGTGACGGCGGCGCTGGCGGCCGGGGCGGTGCTGGGCGCGCCGCTCGGCCACGACCACGTGTCGATCAGCCTCTCCGACCTGCACACGCCGTGGGAGGTCATCGAGCGGCGGGTGCGGGCGGCGGCGGAGGCGGACCTCGTGGTGACGTTCTACAACCCGCGCAGCCGGGGCCGGGACTGGCAGCTGCCCAAGGCGCTGGCGCTCCTCGCGGAGCACCGGGAGCCGACGACTCCGGTGGGTGTCGTGCGCAACGCGTCGCGCGCCGACGAGTCGAGCCGCCTGTCCACGCTCGCCGCCCTCGACCCGACGACCGTCGACATGATGACGGTCGTGACGGTGGGCAACACCGCGACCCGGGAGATCGCCGGGCGCATGGTGACGCCGCGCGGCTACCGCTGGCAGGCGCGTGACACCGCGCCGCCCGCCGAGAAGACCGACCCGTCCGCAACAGCCGAAGCATCCGCCATATCCGAGGAGACCCTGTGA
- the cbiE gene encoding precorrin-6y C5,15-methyltransferase (decarboxylating) subunit CbiE gives MISVVGMGAASGTASAGDAAAGAELVVGGRRHLDAVRLPAGARTVVLGALAPALDTVAEYVAEGRPVTVLASGDPGFFGIVRVLAERFGPERLDVRPGVSSVAAAFARVGLPWDDAVVASAHGRDLRTAAHLCRAHPKVAVLTGPGAGPAELGAALRADGRVFVVASALGSAEERVERVTPAAAAARDWGTAVSVVLCLDEARALGPVRAVAGPRPGPAGWALDESEFAHRDSMITKFEVRALALARLGPRPGDLVWDVGAGSGSVAVECARLGAAVTAVERTPDGVGRVRANAAAHSVDVRVVHGAAPAVLSDLDEDPDAVFVGGGGRQLPAIVAECGRRARRAVVVAVAALDRVPAAREALLGAGLDCDGVLLQSSRLAPLPGDVTRLAATNPVFLLWGVRPHGRSEGVAP, from the coding sequence GTGATCAGCGTGGTCGGGATGGGGGCCGCCTCCGGTACGGCTTCCGCCGGGGACGCCGCCGCGGGCGCGGAGCTGGTCGTCGGCGGACGTCGGCACCTGGACGCCGTACGGCTGCCGGCGGGGGCCCGCACGGTGGTCCTCGGGGCGCTTGCGCCCGCCCTGGACACGGTGGCGGAGTATGTCGCCGAGGGGCGGCCGGTGACCGTGCTGGCCTCCGGTGATCCGGGGTTCTTCGGGATCGTGCGGGTGCTGGCCGAGCGGTTCGGCCCGGAGCGGCTGGACGTGCGGCCGGGGGTCTCCTCCGTCGCCGCGGCCTTCGCGCGGGTGGGGCTGCCGTGGGACGACGCCGTGGTGGCGAGCGCGCACGGGCGGGACCTGCGGACTGCGGCGCACCTGTGCCGGGCGCATCCGAAGGTCGCCGTGCTGACCGGTCCCGGGGCCGGTCCGGCGGAGCTGGGTGCCGCGTTGCGGGCCGACGGGCGGGTGTTCGTCGTCGCCTCCGCGCTGGGCTCGGCCGAGGAGCGCGTGGAGCGGGTGACGCCCGCCGCGGCCGCCGCCCGGGACTGGGGGACGGCGGTGAGCGTGGTGCTGTGCCTGGACGAGGCGCGGGCGCTGGGGCCGGTGCGGGCGGTCGCCGGGCCGCGGCCGGGACCCGCGGGATGGGCGCTGGACGAGTCGGAGTTCGCCCACCGCGACTCCATGATCACCAAGTTCGAGGTGCGGGCGCTGGCGCTGGCCCGTCTCGGGCCGCGCCCCGGAGACCTGGTGTGGGACGTCGGCGCCGGTTCCGGGTCCGTGGCCGTGGAGTGCGCGCGGCTCGGTGCCGCCGTCACCGCCGTCGAGAGGACGCCGGACGGTGTCGGGCGGGTCCGCGCCAACGCCGCCGCGCACAGTGTCGACGTGCGGGTGGTGCACGGGGCCGCGCCCGCGGTGCTGTCCGACCTGGACGAGGACCCGGACGCGGTGTTCGTGGGCGGTGGGGGGCGCCAACTGCCCGCGATCGTCGCCGAGTGCGGACGGCGGGCCCGGCGCGCCGTGGTCGTCGCCGTGGCCGCGCTCGACCGGGTGCCGGCGGCCCGCGAGGCGCTGCTCGGCGCCGGTCTCGACTGCGACGGGGTGCTGCTGCAGTCCTCGCGGCTCGCGCCGCTGCCGGGGGACGTGACCCGGCTCGCGGCGACCAATCCCGTGTTCCTGCTGTGGGGCGTCAGGCCGCACGGCCGTAGTGAAGGAGTTGCCCCTTGA
- a CDS encoding ZIP family metal transporter produces the protein MAVFVALGAFLMTLAGGWTAQRVTDRRHLVLGLAGGLMLGVVGLDLLPEALEAAGDEVFGVPAALLLFVAGFLLAHLVERLLAARRAAHGADEHGHRSPEVGLTAAAAMVGHSAMDGVAIGAAFQVGGGMGAAVALAVIAHDFADGFNTYTLTSLYGNARRRAVAMLVADALAPVVGASSTLLFTIPGEALGAYLGLFGGVLLYLAAAEILPEAHHEHPARSTLLCTVAGAAFIWLVVGIAE, from the coding sequence ATGGCGGTCTTCGTCGCGCTCGGCGCGTTCCTGATGACGCTGGCCGGCGGCTGGACGGCACAGCGCGTGACCGACCGGCGCCACCTGGTCCTGGGCCTGGCCGGCGGCCTCATGCTGGGCGTGGTCGGCCTCGACCTGCTGCCGGAGGCCCTGGAGGCGGCGGGCGACGAGGTGTTCGGCGTGCCCGCCGCACTGCTGCTCTTCGTCGCCGGATTCCTGCTCGCGCACCTGGTGGAACGCCTGCTGGCGGCCCGCCGCGCCGCACACGGCGCCGACGAGCACGGACACCGTTCGCCCGAGGTGGGCCTGACGGCCGCCGCCGCGATGGTCGGCCACAGCGCCATGGACGGCGTGGCGATCGGCGCGGCCTTCCAGGTCGGCGGCGGCATGGGCGCGGCGGTCGCGCTGGCCGTGATCGCCCACGACTTCGCGGACGGCTTCAACACCTACACACTGACCAGCCTGTACGGCAACGCCCGCCGCCGCGCCGTCGCGATGCTGGTCGCCGACGCGCTGGCCCCGGTCGTCGGGGCGTCCTCCACCCTCCTCTTCACCATCCCGGGGGAAGCGCTCGGCGCCTATCTCGGCCTGTTCGGCGGCGTGCTGCTCTACCTCGCCGCGGCCGAGATCCTCCCCGAGGCCCACCACGAGCACCCCGCCCGCTCGACCCTGCTGTGCACGGTCGCGGGCGCGGCGTTCATCTGGCTGGTGGTGGGCATCGCCGAATGA
- a CDS encoding sirohydrochlorin chelatase produces the protein MTTPPALLIAGHGTRDEAGAEAFRDFVRELGRRHPELPVAGGFIELSPPPLGDAVAELVERGVRRFAAVPLMLVSAGHAKGDIPAALSREKERHPGITYTYGRPLGPHPALLRVLERRLAEAVDPSWDRSEVTVLLVGRGSTDPDANAEVFKAARLLWEGRGYAAVETAFVSLAEPDVPGGLDRCVRLGARRVVVLPYFLFTGILPDRVGHQTEEWAAAHPETEVRSADVIGPEPELLDLVWERYEEAVGGDLRMNCDSCVYRIALPGFEDKVGLPQQPHFHPDDDGDHPHGHHHGHGHAHSHAH, from the coding sequence GTGACGACCCCGCCCGCCCTGCTCATCGCCGGACACGGCACCCGGGACGAGGCCGGGGCCGAGGCGTTCCGCGACTTCGTGCGCGAGCTGGGCCGACGCCACCCCGAGCTGCCCGTCGCGGGCGGCTTCATCGAGCTGTCCCCGCCGCCACTGGGCGACGCGGTCGCCGAGCTGGTCGAGCGCGGTGTGCGCCGGTTCGCGGCGGTGCCGCTGATGCTGGTGTCCGCCGGGCACGCCAAGGGCGACATCCCGGCGGCCCTGTCCCGCGAGAAGGAGCGGCACCCCGGCATCACGTACACGTACGGGCGTCCGCTGGGCCCGCACCCGGCGCTGCTGCGGGTGCTGGAGCGGCGCCTGGCGGAGGCGGTCGATCCGTCCTGGGACCGCTCCGAGGTGACGGTGCTGCTGGTCGGGCGCGGTTCGACGGACCCGGATGCCAACGCCGAGGTGTTCAAGGCGGCGCGGCTGCTGTGGGAGGGGCGCGGATACGCGGCCGTGGAGACCGCGTTCGTGTCGCTGGCGGAGCCGGACGTGCCGGGCGGCCTGGACCGGTGTGTGCGGCTGGGGGCGCGGCGGGTCGTCGTGCTGCCGTACTTCCTGTTCACCGGCATCCTCCCGGACCGGGTCGGGCACCAGACCGAGGAGTGGGCGGCCGCGCACCCGGAGACCGAGGTGCGGTCGGCGGACGTCATCGGTCCGGAGCCGGAACTGCTCGACCTGGTGTGGGAACGGTACGAGGAGGCCGTCGGGGGCGACCTGCGGATGAACTGCGACAGCTGCGTGTACCGGATCGCGCTGCCGGGGTTCGAGGACAAGGTGGGGCTGCCGCAGCAGCCGCACTTCCACCCCGACGACGACGGCGATCACCCCCACGGGCACCATCACGGGCATGGACACGCACACTCCCATGCACACTGA
- a CDS encoding amidohydrolase family protein — MSDRAVLHVKGRVLVGPEEVRDEVWVIDGRISYDRPTGAADVRTVEGWALPGLVDAHCHVGLDQHGAVPADVAEKQALTDREAGTLLVRDAGSPSDTRWIDDREDLPKIIRAGRHIARTRRYIPNYAWEVEPEDLVAHVAQEARRGDGWVKLVGDWIDRDLGDLSACWPRGAVEAAIAEAHRLGARVTAHCFAEDSLRDLVEAGIDCVEHATGLTDDTIPLFAERGVAIVPTLVNIATFPALADGGESRFPRWSAHMRRLHERRYDTVRNAYDAGIPVFVGTDAGGALAHGLAGAEVAELVTAGIPPVEALAATTWAARRWLGRPGLDEGAPADLVVYEQDPRADVRVLTAPRRIVLNGRVVG; from the coding sequence ATGAGCGATCGCGCGGTGCTGCACGTCAAGGGTCGGGTGCTCGTCGGACCGGAGGAGGTCCGGGACGAGGTGTGGGTGATCGACGGCCGGATCTCGTACGACCGCCCCACTGGCGCCGCCGACGTCCGCACCGTGGAGGGATGGGCACTGCCCGGCCTGGTCGACGCGCACTGCCACGTCGGGCTGGACCAGCACGGAGCGGTCCCCGCGGACGTCGCCGAGAAGCAGGCGCTGACCGACCGCGAGGCGGGCACCCTCCTCGTCCGCGACGCGGGCTCGCCCTCCGACACCCGCTGGATCGACGACCGCGAGGACCTCCCGAAGATCATCCGGGCCGGCCGGCACATCGCCCGCACCCGCCGCTACATCCCCAACTACGCCTGGGAGGTCGAGCCCGAGGACCTCGTCGCCCACGTCGCCCAGGAGGCCCGGCGCGGCGACGGCTGGGTGAAGCTGGTCGGCGACTGGATCGACCGCGACCTCGGCGACCTGTCGGCCTGCTGGCCGCGCGGCGCCGTGGAGGCGGCCATCGCCGAGGCTCACCGCCTGGGCGCCCGCGTCACCGCGCACTGCTTCGCCGAGGACTCCCTGCGCGACCTGGTCGAGGCCGGGATCGACTGCGTCGAGCACGCCACGGGGCTCACGGACGACACGATCCCGCTCTTCGCCGAGCGGGGCGTCGCCATCGTGCCCACGCTCGTCAACATCGCCACCTTCCCCGCGCTGGCGGACGGCGGCGAGTCCCGGTTCCCGCGCTGGTCGGCCCATATGCGCCGGCTCCACGAACGCCGTTACGACACCGTCCGCAACGCCTACGACGCCGGGATCCCGGTCTTCGTCGGCACCGACGCGGGCGGTGCCCTCGCCCACGGACTGGCCGGTGCCGAGGTCGCCGAGCTGGTCACCGCGGGCATCCCGCCCGTCGAGGCCCTCGCCGCGACGACCTGGGCCGCCCGGCGCTGGCTCGGCCGCCCCGGCCTGGACGAGGGCGCGCCGGCGGACCTGGTGGTGTACGAGCAGGACCCGCGCGCGGACGTGCGCGTGCTCACCGCTCCGCGCCGGATCGTGCTCAACGGGCGGGTCGTCGGTTAG
- the cobC gene encoding Rv2231c family pyridoxal phosphate-dependent protein CobC, with protein sequence MDTHTPMHTEADGLDLRHHGDAEVRDDGAALVDLAVNVRADTPPAWLREHVAASLGSLAAYPDGRAARAAVAARHGLPVERVLLTAGAAEAFVLLARALKVRRPVVVHPQFTEPEAALRDAGHTVGRVLLREADGFRLDPAAVPEDADLVVVGNPTNPTSVLHPAGVLASLGRPGRTLVVDEAFMDAVPGEREALAGRTDVPGLVVLRSLTKTWGLAGLRIGYVLADPETVAALERAQPLWPVSTPALAAAEACVAPRALAEAAHAAHRIAADRDRLVAGLTAFAGAGVRVVQAAEGPFVLVGVPHAAAVRHRLRGLGYAVRRGDTFPGLGGRWLRLAVRDRATTEGFLSALERAVAAPAEAAEPA encoded by the coding sequence ATGGACACGCACACTCCCATGCACACTGAGGCCGACGGCCTCGACCTGCGCCATCACGGGGACGCCGAGGTGCGCGACGACGGTGCGGCGCTGGTGGACCTCGCGGTGAACGTCCGCGCGGACACTCCTCCGGCCTGGCTGCGGGAACACGTCGCCGCCTCGCTCGGTTCGCTCGCCGCCTACCCGGACGGGCGGGCGGCGCGGGCAGCGGTGGCGGCGCGGCACGGGCTGCCGGTGGAACGGGTGCTGCTGACCGCGGGGGCGGCGGAGGCGTTCGTGCTGCTGGCGCGGGCGCTGAAGGTGCGCCGGCCGGTCGTGGTGCACCCCCAGTTCACCGAGCCCGAGGCGGCGCTGCGGGACGCGGGGCACACGGTCGGCCGGGTGCTGCTGCGGGAGGCGGACGGTTTCCGGCTCGACCCGGCGGCCGTCCCCGAGGACGCCGACCTGGTGGTGGTCGGCAACCCGACGAACCCGACCTCGGTGCTGCACCCGGCGGGCGTGCTCGCGTCGCTGGGCCGCCCCGGGCGGACGCTGGTCGTGGACGAGGCGTTCATGGACGCGGTGCCGGGCGAGCGGGAGGCGCTGGCCGGGCGGACCGACGTACCCGGACTCGTCGTCCTGCGCAGCCTCACCAAGACGTGGGGGCTGGCGGGGCTGCGCATCGGATACGTCCTCGCGGACCCGGAGACGGTCGCCGCGCTGGAGCGCGCCCAGCCGCTGTGGCCGGTGTCCACGCCCGCGCTGGCGGCGGCCGAGGCGTGCGTGGCGCCGCGGGCGCTGGCGGAGGCCGCCCACGCCGCCCACCGCATCGCCGCCGACCGGGACCGTCTCGTCGCCGGGCTGACGGCGTTCGCCGGTGCCGGGGTGCGGGTCGTCCAAGCGGCCGAGGGTCCCTTCGTCCTGGTCGGCGTCCCGCACGCGGCCGCCGTACGGCACCGGTTGCGCGGCCTGGGGTACGCGGTCCGGCGCGGGGACACGTTCCCGGGGCTGGGCGGCCGTTGGCTGCGCCTGGCGGTACGGGACCGGGCGACGACGGAGGGCTTCCTGAGCGCCCTGGAGCGGGCGGTGGCGGCGCCGGCGGAGGCGGCGGAACCGGCCTGA
- the cobI gene encoding precorrin-2 C(20)-methyltransferase has product MSSRLIGVGVGPGDPELVTVKGVNALRAADVVVVPVMAGPDGRDGGERGRAEATVLHYVGAGKIVRVVFALNERTDRARRESAWDAAGARVAGLLREHSAVAFATIGDPNVYSTFTYLAQTVGALVPGTVVETVPGITAMQDLAARSGAVLTEGTEPLTLVPVTAGAAVLKEALHGPGTVVAYKFGRQAAEVAEALRDSGRLDDAVWGSALGLPEESVRLAGELDGAPLPYLSTLIAPARREGGRGGKL; this is encoded by the coding sequence ATGAGCAGCAGGCTGATCGGGGTGGGGGTCGGGCCCGGGGACCCCGAGCTGGTGACCGTGAAGGGCGTCAACGCCCTGCGGGCCGCCGATGTCGTGGTGGTGCCGGTCATGGCCGGACCCGATGGAAGAGATGGCGGAGAGCGCGGCCGGGCCGAGGCGACGGTGCTGCACTACGTGGGCGCCGGGAAGATCGTGCGGGTCGTGTTCGCGCTGAACGAGCGCACCGACCGGGCCCGGCGCGAGTCGGCCTGGGACGCGGCCGGGGCGCGGGTGGCCGGGCTGCTGCGGGAGCACTCCGCCGTCGCCTTCGCGACCATCGGTGATCCCAACGTGTACTCGACCTTCACCTATCTCGCGCAGACCGTCGGCGCGCTCGTGCCGGGGACGGTCGTGGAGACCGTGCCCGGGATCACCGCCATGCAGGACCTCGCGGCGCGGTCGGGGGCCGTGCTGACCGAGGGCACCGAGCCGTTGACGCTGGTGCCGGTCACCGCGGGGGCCGCCGTGCTCAAGGAGGCGTTGCACGGGCCGGGCACGGTCGTCGCGTACAAGTTCGGCCGGCAGGCGGCCGAGGTGGCCGAGGCGCTGCGGGACAGCGGGCGGCTGGACGACGCCGTGTGGGGGTCGGCGCTGGGGCTGCCCGAGGAGTCGGTGCGGCTCGCCGGCGAGTTGGACGGGGCGCCGTTGCCGTATCTGTCGACGCTCATCGCGCCCGCCCGGCGCGAGGGCGGGCGGGGCGGGAAACTGTGA
- a CDS encoding aminotransferase class V-fold PLP-dependent enzyme produces MTHPFLDLPPLSAGRFAAIEDRVARLLGTGQDVVVMQGEALLPLEGAIRAAAGPGTVALNVVTGPYGQTFGNWLRDCGASVHDLAVPFHTAVSAEQIGQALAEHPEIDFVSLVHAEAATGNTNPVAEIGEVVRAHGALFYLDAVASVGAEPVLPDTWGVGLCVIGAQKAMGGPAGVSAVSVSERAWARMAANPNAPRRSYLSLLDWKERWIDGGRKALLHAPAQLEMLALEACVERIEAEGPETVMARHASAAAATRAGALALGGLEPYVYEARDAAPVATTLRTPSGVDASALVARALESDPALPLAAGGGALAGEMIRVNHYGPDATRETVRDCLAALGAALVERGVKADPEAARRAAEEAWERPAGAALSEG; encoded by the coding sequence GTGACCCATCCCTTCCTGGACCTCCCCCCGCTGAGCGCCGGACGTTTCGCCGCGATCGAGGACCGGGTCGCGCGCCTGCTCGGGACCGGCCAGGACGTGGTGGTCATGCAGGGCGAGGCGCTGCTGCCGCTGGAGGGCGCCATCCGCGCCGCCGCGGGACCGGGCACCGTCGCGCTGAACGTCGTCACGGGTCCGTACGGTCAGACCTTCGGGAACTGGCTGCGGGACTGCGGCGCGAGCGTGCACGACCTCGCCGTGCCGTTCCACACGGCCGTCTCCGCCGAGCAGATCGGCCAGGCGCTCGCCGAGCACCCGGAGATCGACTTCGTGTCCCTCGTGCACGCCGAGGCGGCGACCGGCAACACCAACCCGGTCGCGGAGATCGGCGAGGTGGTCCGGGCGCACGGCGCGCTGTTCTACCTGGACGCCGTGGCCTCCGTGGGCGCCGAGCCGGTACTGCCGGACACCTGGGGCGTGGGCCTGTGCGTCATCGGCGCGCAGAAGGCGATGGGCGGCCCTGCGGGCGTCTCGGCGGTGTCGGTGAGCGAGCGGGCCTGGGCCCGCATGGCGGCGAACCCGAACGCCCCGCGGCGGTCGTACCTGTCGCTCCTCGACTGGAAGGAGCGCTGGATCGACGGCGGGCGCAAGGCGCTGCTGCACGCGCCGGCGCAGTTGGAGATGCTCGCGCTGGAGGCCTGCGTCGAGCGCATCGAGGCGGAGGGCCCGGAGACGGTGATGGCACGGCACGCCTCGGCGGCGGCGGCCACCCGGGCCGGCGCGCTCGCGCTGGGCGGCCTGGAGCCGTACGTGTACGAGGCGAGGGACGCGGCGCCGGTCGCGACGACACTGCGCACGCCGTCGGGCGTCGACGCGTCCGCGCTGGTGGCCCGCGCCCTGGAGTCCGACCCGGCGCTGCCGCTGGCGGCGGGCGGCGGCGCGCTGGCGGGCGAGATGATCCGGGTCAACCACTACGGTCCGGACGCGACGCGCGAGACGGTGCGGGACTGCCTGGCGGCACTGGGTGCCGCGCTGGTCGAGCGGGGTGTGAAGGCCGACCCGGAGGCCGCCCGGCGGGCCGCCGAGGAGGCGTGGGAGCGCCCGGCCGGCGCCGCCCTTTCGGAAGGATGA